A window of Devosia chinhatensis genomic DNA:
TCGACCTTGGAGCGGAAATGAGCCGCGGAAAATTTGGGGCCGAGGAAATCGAAGGAATAGCACATGTGCAGCAAGTCATTGCCGGACGTGTATTGCTTCATCAATTCGAGCCCGCGCTCGTCGTCGCCCACTTCCCCCACCGTGGTGGCGCCGGGATAATCGTCGAGCATGGCGCGCACCTTGCGCAACCAGCCCAGGTTTTCCGGCTGGCTTTTGGAATAGAGGTGGCTCTGCATGTCGTAGGGATTGGTGGCCGGCTTGCCCTCGAGCGCGGCCAGCGGCGGATTGGACCGCAGCTTGGCGTCGTGGAAATAGTAATTGACCGTATCGAGCCGGAAGCCATCGAGGCCCCGATCGAGCCAGAAGCGCATGGCTTCGAGCACCGCGTCCTGCACGGCCGGATTGTGGAAGTTGAGGTCGGGCTGGCTGGTGAGGAAATTGTGCAGGTAATATTGCTTGCGCGCCGTATGCCATTCCCAGGCCGAGCCGCCGAACACCGACAGCCAATTGTTGGGCGGGGTGCCATCGGCATTGGCATCGGCCCAGACATACCAGTCGGCGCGGCTATTGGAGCGGTTGAGCGCCGATTCGAGGAACCAGGGATGCTGGGACGAGGTGTGGCTGACCACCTGGTCCATGATCACCTTGAGGCCGAGAGCATGTGCCTTCTCGATCAGGAGGTCGAAATCCTGCAGCGATCCGAACAGGGGGTCGACCGCCATATAGTCGGAGACGTCATAGCCCATGTCCGCCTGGGGCGACTGGTTGATCGGCGAAAGCCAGATGCAATCCACGCCCAGGCTGGCAATGTGGTCGAGCCGGTCGATAATGCCCGGCAGATCGCCGATGCCGTCGCCATTGCTGTCCTGAAACGAGCGCGGATAGACCTGATAGATCACTCCGCCGCGCCACCATTCGGTCATCGATTTGCTCCTTGAGGGCTTTTCGGGGCGCAAGCTATCCGGTTCCGCCAACGCTGTTAATGGGCAAGAGCGGGAGCCCCTCATGCAGCGCGTGGGGGAGGTGCAGGGCTGCTGGGCCGACGCACATCCCCCTTTGTGGAGGACTAGACGACGGCGCTGATCAGCGGCTCACCGGCGAAATGGCGGTCGAGATTGGCGACGAGCAGCGCGCCCATGGCGTCGCGGGTCTGGTGGGTGGCGCTGCCCTGGTGGGGCGAGAGCACGACATTGTCGAGCGCGAAAAACGCCTCGGGCACGGACGGCTCGTCCACGAAGACGTCGAGCGCGGCGCCGCCGAGGCCACCCGATTGCAGGAGGTCCAGCATGGCCTTCTCGTCGATCAGCGTGCCGCGGGCGACATTGACGATGTGCCCCTTTGGCCCCAAGGCTTCGAGCACCTTGCGGCTGACAATGCCCTCGGTGCCCTTGCCGCCCGGCGCGATCACCACGAGCCAGTCGCTGTCGCGGGCCATGTCCTCGAGGCTGTCGTAATAGATATAGGGCATGTTGGGCTGTTCGCTGCGGCCATGATAGACGATGCGCATCTTCATGGCCTGCAGGCGCGTGGCGATTTCCTTGCCGATTCGGCCCAGGCCCAGAATGCCCACGGTCTTGCCGGTCAGTTCGGAAAAGAGCCCGAAATTGGCATTGGGCCATTTGCCCTGGCGAACGAACTGGTCCGATTGGGGCAGGCGACGGGCCAGCGCGATCATGAGGCCCAGCGTCAGCTCGGCCACCGCATCGTTGAGCACGTCGGGGGTATTGGTGACGCGGATATTGCGGGCCTTGGCCCCGGCAATGTCGATGCTGTCATAGCCGACCCCGAAGCTGGCGATGATTTCGAGATTGGGCAGCGCATCCATGAGATCGGCCTGGACGCCGGCGCCGGCATGGGCGCGGATGCGGCCGCCGTTTTCGGCAAGCCAGGCGGCCTTGTCGTCCATCTCGTGCAGCTTGTGGACGCTGTAGCGGGCGGCCAGCGCCTGTTCGCAGGATGCGAGGAGGGGGCTGGTCTGCAAGATCTCGATAGTCATGAAATGGGGTCTCCCTTTGTGCGGGAGAGTAAAGGGCGCGGGCCGTCGGGCCAAGGTCGGGCGGAGCCAATTGCGTTCCGCCCTGCGGAAAACCGCCCGCTCAGGCGCCGATGCTGACCGCAGCGCGGTTTTCGTGCTCGTCGTCGGTGAAGACGCGCGAGCGGGTGAGGAAGCGCCGCTCGGTGCCGTTATCGAGGCTGAACATGCCGCCCCGCCCGGGAATGGCATCAATGATCAGCTGGGTATGCTGCCAATATTCGAACTGGCTGGGCGACATATAGAACGGATAGCCGCCAATTTCGCCCATTTTCACGTCCCTGTCGCCAATGATGAAATCGCCCTGCGGATAGCACATGGGCGAGGAGCCGTCGCAGCAGCCGCCGGACTGGTGGAACAGGATGGGGCCGTGACGGGCGACGATTTCCGCGATCAGCCCTTCGGCCTGGGGGGTGGCAACGACGCGGGGAACGGGATCGGACATCGGGAGCTCCGCTTGCAGGAAAAGGATCGATCCGGCGGCCGGTGGCCGGGGAGAGTGGGGGTTGATGGCACGCCGCCCGCCGGAACGATATCGCGCCCCCGGGATGGACCCGGGAGCCGCTTCTGGCGAGGACGAGGTCAGAAGAAACCGAGTTTCTTGGGGCTGTAGCTGACCAGCATGTTCTTGGTCTGCTGGTAATGATCGAGCATCATCCTGTGGTTCTCCCGGCCGATGCCGGATTGCTTGTAGCCACCGAAGGCCGCATGGGCCGGGTAGGCGTGGTAGCAATTGGTCCAGACACGGCCGGCCTGGATGCCACGGCCGAAGCGATAGGCGCGATTGCCATTGCGGGTCCAGACGCCGGCGCCCAGGCCATAGAGCGTGTCATTGGCGATGGCGAGGGCCTCGTCCTCGTCCTTGAAGGTGGTGACCGACACCACCGGCCCAAAGATTTCCTCCTGGAAGATGCGCATCTTGTTGTGGCCGGCAAAGACCGTCGGCTTAACGTAATAGCCGCCTGCCAGATCGCCCTCGAACGTGTTGCGCTCGCCCCCGGTCAGGACCTTGGCGCCCTCCTGCTTGCCGATGTCGAGATAGGAGAGGATCTTTTCGAGCTGTTCGGAGGAGGCCTGTGCCCCGATCATGGTCGATGGATCGAGCGGGGAGCCCTGCTTGATGGCC
This region includes:
- a CDS encoding alpha-glucosidase family protein; amino-acid sequence: MTEWWRGGVIYQVYPRSFQDSNGDGIGDLPGIIDRLDHIASLGVDCIWLSPINQSPQADMGYDVSDYMAVDPLFGSLQDFDLLIEKAHALGLKVIMDQVVSHTSSQHPWFLESALNRSNSRADWYVWADANADGTPPNNWLSVFGGSAWEWHTARKQYYLHNFLTSQPDLNFHNPAVQDAVLEAMRFWLDRGLDGFRLDTVNYYFHDAKLRSNPPLAALEGKPATNPYDMQSHLYSKSQPENLGWLRKVRAMLDDYPGATTVGEVGDDERGLELMKQYTSGNDLLHMCYSFDFLGPKFSAAHFRSKVEAFFSGGETGWPCWSFSNHDVIRHMTRWAPHSVSPADLSRQAIALMLTLKGSAGLYQGEELGLPEADILYEELTDPRGIRFWPEDKGRDGCRTPMPWQQNLPHAGFTHGRPWLPIKHAATALSVDVQDANPASTLNFYRRILAWRKSHPGLKTGDIAFFDCDEPVLAFVRTDGNKDLVCVFNLSAQKLSVTLSGVELVLEPVSHNADLHDGRLSLGPNGYAILPAPAGEGSVRFLASADDAVIRRDDGTMPGRSGPI
- a CDS encoding 2-hydroxyacid dehydrogenase, encoding MTIEILQTSPLLASCEQALAARYSVHKLHEMDDKAAWLAENGGRIRAHAGAGVQADLMDALPNLEIIASFGVGYDSIDIAGAKARNIRVTNTPDVLNDAVAELTLGLMIALARRLPQSDQFVRQGKWPNANFGLFSELTGKTVGILGLGRIGKEIATRLQAMKMRIVYHGRSEQPNMPYIYYDSLEDMARDSDWLVVIAPGGKGTEGIVSRKVLEALGPKGHIVNVARGTLIDEKAMLDLLQSGGLGGAALDVFVDEPSVPEAFFALDNVVLSPHQGSATHQTRDAMGALLVANLDRHFAGEPLISAVV
- a CDS encoding DUF779 domain-containing protein; its protein translation is MSDPVPRVVATPQAEGLIAEIVARHGPILFHQSGGCCDGSSPMCYPQGDFIIGDRDVKMGEIGGYPFYMSPSQFEYWQHTQLIIDAIPGRGGMFSLDNGTERRFLTRSRVFTDDEHENRAAVSIGA